The following are encoded together in the Xanthobacter autotrophicus Py2 genome:
- a CDS encoding rare lipoprotein A (TIGRFAM: rare lipoprotein A~PFAM: Rare lipoprotein A~KEGG: pmy:Pmen_0852 rare lipoprotein A): MKIRVVLSCFALSLSAGMAVSNTAKADTSTGVASYYWQGRSTASGERFNPSAMTAAHRSLPFGTKVRVTNLRNGRTVVVRINDRGPFVRGRVIDVSRAAASELGFTNSGITRVALAVMD; encoded by the coding sequence ATGAAGATACGCGTGGTCCTGTCCTGCTTCGCCCTGTCCCTCTCGGCCGGAATGGCCGTCTCGAACACCGCAAAAGCGGACACCTCCACCGGCGTCGCCTCTTACTATTGGCAAGGCCGCAGCACCGCGAGCGGCGAGCGCTTCAACCCCTCCGCCATGACGGCGGCGCACCGCTCCCTGCCTTTCGGCACCAAGGTGCGTGTCACAAATCTGCGCAACGGACGCACTGTCGTCGTGCGCATCAATGATCGCGGCCCCTTTGTCCGCGGCCGGGTGATCGACGTGTCCCGCGCCGCCGCCTCGGAGCTCGGCTTCACCAACTCGGGCATCACCCGCGTTGCCCTCGCCGTGATGGACTGA
- a CDS encoding beta-lactamase domain protein (PFAM: beta-lactamase domain protein~KEGG: bra:BRADO3831 hypothetical protein), protein MPLPSETGASLTFTILGCGSSGGVPRVGQGWGACDPLNPRNRRRRCSMLVERVGPNGKTTVLVDTSPDLREQLIGEGVTHIDAVLYTHEHADHTHGIDDLRPLAIHNRARVDIYADEDTSRMLHQRFGYCFSTPPGSAYPPILTEHRFREGREIVVDGAVGFRFGDVAYSSDVNGISENSLAHLHNLDVWVIDALRETPHPSHFTLQEALDHVALMKPKRTILTNLHTDLDYAALEARLPDGIVPAYDGLKFESHSCSHAASADTVASG, encoded by the coding sequence ATGCCTTTGCCCAGCGAAACCGGCGCAAGCCTCACCTTCACCATCCTGGGATGCGGGTCGTCCGGCGGCGTGCCACGGGTGGGGCAGGGGTGGGGCGCCTGCGATCCCCTCAACCCCCGCAATCGCCGCCGCCGCTGCTCCATGCTCGTGGAGCGCGTCGGGCCGAACGGGAAAACCACTGTGCTTGTGGACACTTCGCCAGACTTGCGGGAGCAGCTCATCGGCGAGGGCGTGACCCATATCGACGCCGTGCTCTACACCCACGAGCACGCCGACCACACCCACGGCATAGACGACCTGCGCCCGCTGGCCATCCACAATCGCGCACGGGTGGACATATATGCGGACGAAGATACCTCCCGCATGCTGCATCAGCGCTTCGGCTACTGCTTTTCGACGCCGCCCGGCAGCGCCTATCCGCCCATCCTTACCGAACATCGTTTCCGGGAGGGGCGGGAGATCGTGGTGGACGGGGCAGTCGGCTTCCGCTTCGGCGACGTGGCCTATTCCAGCGACGTCAACGGGATCTCGGAGAACAGCCTGGCCCATCTTCACAATCTGGATGTGTGGGTCATCGACGCCCTGCGCGAGACGCCCCATCCGTCGCACTTCACCCTTCAGGAGGCGCTGGACCATGTGGCGCTCATGAAGCCGAAGCGCACGATCCTCACGAACCTCCACACCGATCTCGACTATGCCGCGCTGGAAGCACGCCTGCCCGACGGCATCGTGCCGGCCTATGACGGCCTGAAATTCGAATCCCACAGCTGCTCGCACGCCGCATCCGCCGATACCGTTGCGAGCGGCTGA
- a CDS encoding protein of unknown function UPF0066 (PFAM: protein of unknown function UPF0066~KEGG: pde:Pden_0867 protein of unknown function UPF0066): MRSLPQAGPSYAPPSEEEEETMVEIAPAGPIDDDMRPGEKAVALPERFDAGLYFIGRIRTPWTERGSCPRRGDPEEGPVCTLEIDPRWAEALTGIADCQRLQVLYWMNRARRDLVLQSPRHDGDTRGTFALRSPVRPNPVASSVVRLVGVDGLRVQVRGLDCLDGTPLIDLKVQHD; this comes from the coding sequence GTGCGATCTTTACCGCAGGCTGGACCGTCCTATGCTCCGCCCAGCGAGGAAGAGGAAGAGACCATGGTCGAGATCGCGCCCGCAGGCCCTATCGATGATGACATGCGGCCGGGTGAAAAGGCCGTGGCGCTGCCGGAGCGATTCGACGCCGGGCTCTATTTCATCGGCCGCATCCGTACGCCTTGGACCGAGCGCGGCAGCTGCCCCCGCCGTGGCGACCCGGAGGAGGGCCCCGTCTGCACGCTGGAGATCGACCCGCGCTGGGCCGAGGCGCTGACCGGCATAGCTGATTGCCAGCGCCTGCAGGTGCTTTACTGGATGAACCGGGCGCGGCGCGACCTCGTACTCCAGAGCCCGCGCCATGACGGCGACACCCGCGGCACCTTCGCCCTGCGCTCGCCGGTGCGGCCCAATCCCGTCGCTTCGTCGGTGGTGCGGCTGGTGGGCGTGGACGGCCTGCGGGTGCAGGTGCGCGGGCTCGACTGCCTCGACGGCACGCCCCTCATCGACCTCAAGGTGCAGCACGACTGA
- a CDS encoding MazG family protein (TIGRFAM: MazG family protein~PFAM: MazG nucleotide pyrophosphohydrolase; phosphoribosyl-ATP pyrophosphohydrolase~KEGG: rpa:RPA2811 possible mazG), with the protein MDPSRDIARLIEIMAALRTPGTGCPWDLEQSFATIAPYTLEEAYEVADAIARADMGDLREELGDLLLQVVFHARMAEEDGAFDFGGVVEAITAKLIRRHPHVFGTARDLSPEAVKGLWAEIKAQEKRERAQARGAAGLPVEEAQQGALAGVPLPLPALTRALKLQEKASRVGFDWNDARQVLAKIREETQEVAEALEEGGTAAIKDEMGDLLFAVVNLARHAGVDPEDALRGTNDKFTRRFGHVEHRLAAAGRRPEQASLDEMEALWQEAKQKEREGA; encoded by the coding sequence ATGGACCCCTCCCGCGACATCGCGCGCCTCATCGAGATCATGGCCGCCTTGCGCACGCCCGGAACCGGTTGCCCGTGGGACCTGGAACAGAGCTTCGCCACCATCGCCCCCTACACGCTGGAGGAAGCCTACGAGGTGGCCGACGCCATCGCCCGCGCCGACATGGGCGACCTGAGGGAAGAACTGGGCGACCTGCTGTTGCAGGTGGTCTTCCACGCCCGGATGGCGGAGGAGGACGGCGCCTTCGATTTCGGCGGCGTGGTCGAGGCCATCACCGCCAAGCTCATCCGCCGGCACCCCCATGTGTTCGGCACCGCGCGGGATCTGTCGCCGGAGGCGGTGAAGGGCCTGTGGGCCGAGATCAAGGCGCAGGAAAAGCGGGAGCGGGCGCAGGCGCGGGGGGCGGCGGGCCTGCCGGTGGAGGAGGCGCAGCAGGGCGCCCTGGCCGGCGTGCCTCTGCCCCTGCCCGCCCTCACCCGTGCGCTGAAGCTTCAGGAAAAGGCGAGCCGCGTGGGGTTCGACTGGAACGATGCGCGCCAGGTGCTGGCCAAGATCCGCGAGGAGACGCAGGAAGTCGCCGAGGCGCTGGAGGAAGGCGGCACCGCGGCCATCAAGGATGAGATGGGGGACTTGCTGTTCGCCGTGGTGAACCTTGCCCGCCACGCCGGCGTGGACCCGGAGGACGCCTTGCGCGGCACCAACGACAAGTTCACCCGCCGCTTCGGCCATGTGGAGCACCGGCTCGCGGCCGCCGGCCGCCGTCCGGAGCAGGCGAGCCTGGATGAGATGGAAGCCCTCTGGCAGGAGGCGAAGCAGAAGGAGCGGGAAGGCGCGTGA
- a CDS encoding small GTP-binding protein (TIGRFAM: small GTP-binding protein~PFAM: GTP-binding protein HSR1-related~KEGG: rpc:RPC_2583 GTP-binding protein, HSR1-related) has product MDVSVSAPAREEGRGGIDRRAPPTRCAVITPALTKRATRGAPERRSPQSRLEEAVGLAAAIDLDVVYSATIPLSEIRPATFLGSGKVEELEGVVRAEAVDLVFFDAALSPVQQRNLEKAWSAKVVDRTALILEIFGMRARTKEGALQVELAHLNYQRSRLVRSWTHLERQRGGFGFLGGPGETQIEADRRLIGERIVRIEKELEQVKRTRGLHRASRKRVPYPIVALVGYTNAGKSTLFNRLTRAEVMAKDLLFATLDPTLRAVDLPHGTRIILSDTVGFISELPTQLVAAFRATLEEVLEADLILHVRDISHPDTDAQAADVSDVLEDLGVDPQPGGRVIEVWNKIDRLAPDEREQVENRAARGGAEAPVPVSALTGEGTDDLLGLIERRITAGRVTVSVTLAAEDGEGLGWLYRHGEVLERTTDEDGAIHVALRIPPDRAGLITRRFGARRVHPT; this is encoded by the coding sequence GTGGACGTTTCCGTATCTGCACCTGCGCGGGAAGAGGGCCGCGGCGGCATTGACCGCCGTGCGCCGCCGACGCGGTGCGCCGTCATCACGCCGGCGCTGACGAAACGTGCCACCCGCGGCGCGCCGGAACGGCGCAGCCCACAGTCGCGGCTGGAGGAGGCGGTGGGTCTTGCCGCCGCCATCGACCTCGACGTGGTCTACTCCGCCACCATTCCCCTGTCGGAGATCCGCCCCGCCACCTTCCTCGGCTCGGGGAAGGTGGAGGAACTGGAAGGCGTGGTGCGTGCCGAGGCGGTGGACCTCGTGTTCTTCGACGCGGCGCTCTCGCCGGTGCAGCAGCGCAACCTGGAAAAGGCTTGGTCCGCCAAGGTGGTGGACCGCACGGCGCTGATTCTCGAAATCTTCGGCATGCGCGCCCGCACCAAGGAAGGCGCGCTGCAGGTGGAACTGGCCCACCTCAATTACCAGCGTTCGCGCCTGGTGCGCTCCTGGACCCATCTGGAGCGCCAGCGCGGCGGTTTCGGCTTCCTTGGCGGTCCCGGTGAGACCCAGATCGAGGCCGACCGCCGGCTCATCGGCGAGCGCATTGTGCGCATCGAGAAGGAGCTGGAGCAGGTCAAGCGCACCCGCGGCCTGCACCGGGCCAGCCGCAAGCGCGTGCCCTATCCCATCGTCGCGCTGGTGGGCTACACCAATGCCGGCAAGTCCACCTTGTTCAACCGCCTGACCCGAGCGGAGGTGATGGCGAAAGACCTGCTCTTCGCCACCCTCGATCCGACGCTTCGGGCGGTGGACCTGCCCCACGGCACCCGCATCATCCTCTCCGACACGGTGGGCTTCATCTCCGAGCTGCCGACCCAGCTGGTGGCCGCCTTCCGCGCCACGCTGGAGGAGGTGCTGGAGGCTGACCTCATCCTGCACGTGCGCGACATCTCCCATCCGGACACCGACGCCCAGGCCGCCGACGTGTCCGACGTGCTGGAGGATCTGGGCGTCGATCCCCAGCCGGGTGGGCGCGTGATCGAGGTCTGGAACAAGATCGACCGGCTGGCGCCGGACGAACGCGAGCAGGTGGAAAACCGGGCCGCTCGTGGCGGCGCCGAAGCGCCGGTGCCGGTTTCCGCGCTGACCGGGGAGGGGACCGACGACCTGCTCGGCCTCATCGAGCGCCGCATCACCGCTGGACGGGTGACTGTCTCGGTGACGCTGGCGGCGGAGGACGGGGAGGGGCTCGGCTGGCTCTATCGCCACGGCGAGGTGCTGGAGCGCACCACGGACGAGGATGGCGCCATCCACGTGGCCCTGCGCATTCCGCCCGATCGCGCTGGGCTGATCACCCGCCGCTTCGGCGCACGGCGCGTGCATCCGACCTGA
- a CDS encoding RNA chaperone Hfq (TIGRFAM: RNA chaperone Hfq~PFAM: Like-Sm ribonucleoprotein core~KEGG: rpa:RPA2597 probable nfrA protein), producing MAAAHYFCASATDLTPKKTDTKMAAERTQNLQDTFLNHVRKNKTPLTIFLVNGVKLQGVVTWFDNFCVLLRRDGHSQLVYKHAISTIMPGHPVQLFDPTDDVGEKA from the coding sequence GTGGCGGCAGCACATTATTTTTGTGCGTCTGCGACGGACTTAACGCCCAAAAAAACGGATACGAAAATGGCGGCGGAACGGACACAAAATCTCCAAGACACCTTCCTCAATCACGTCCGCAAGAACAAGACGCCCCTCACCATCTTCCTGGTGAACGGGGTGAAGTTGCAGGGCGTCGTCACTTGGTTCGATAATTTTTGCGTACTCTTGCGTCGCGACGGACATTCCCAGCTTGTTTACAAGCACGCGATTTCCACCATTATGCCCGGTCATCCGGTGCAATTGTTCGATCCCACCGACGACGTGGGCGAGAAGGCTTAA
- a CDS encoding aminotransferase class IV (PFAM: aminotransferase class IV~KEGG: rpd:RPD_2593 aminotransferase, class IV) produces the protein MSRIAYVNGRYLPHRHASVHVEDRGYQFADGVYEVCEVLNGHLVDERRHLDRLERSLRELFIPTPMSRIALANVLAEVVRRNGVRDGLVYLQITRGVARRDHAFPPAGTKPAVVVTARRSDRKGQEALAAKGVAVITVPENRWPRVDIKSTSLLPNVLAKQQAKEAGAREAWFVDGAGFVTEGASTNAWIVTGGKTIVTRPAESGILRGITRTVVFEVAAALGYTVEERPFTVAEALAADEAFITAATTVVMPVVRIDGHAVGDGKPGPVATTLRLKFHDFSEIF, from the coding sequence ATGTCCCGCATCGCCTATGTCAATGGCCGCTACCTGCCGCACCGCCATGCCAGCGTGCATGTGGAGGATCGCGGCTATCAGTTCGCCGATGGCGTCTATGAAGTCTGCGAAGTGCTCAACGGCCATCTGGTGGACGAGCGGCGCCACCTCGACCGGCTGGAGCGTTCGCTGCGGGAGCTGTTCATCCCCACGCCCATGAGCCGGATCGCCCTCGCCAACGTGCTGGCGGAGGTGGTGCGGCGGAACGGGGTGCGCGACGGGCTGGTCTATCTCCAGATCACCCGCGGTGTGGCCCGGCGCGACCACGCCTTCCCGCCGGCCGGCACCAAGCCTGCGGTGGTGGTGACGGCGCGCCGGTCCGACCGCAAGGGGCAGGAGGCGCTGGCCGCCAAGGGCGTCGCCGTCATCACCGTGCCGGAGAACCGCTGGCCGCGCGTGGACATCAAGTCCACCTCGCTGTTGCCCAATGTGCTGGCCAAGCAGCAGGCGAAAGAGGCTGGCGCACGGGAAGCCTGGTTCGTGGACGGCGCGGGCTTCGTCACCGAGGGTGCCTCCACCAACGCCTGGATCGTGACGGGCGGCAAGACCATCGTCACCCGCCCGGCGGAGAGTGGTATCCTGCGCGGAATCACCCGCACGGTGGTGTTTGAGGTGGCGGCCGCCCTCGGCTACACGGTGGAGGAGCGTCCCTTTACCGTTGCGGAAGCTTTGGCCGCGGACGAAGCCTTCATCACCGCCGCCACCACGGTGGTGATGCCTGTGGTGCGCATCGACGGCCATGCGGTGGGGGACGGCAAGCCCGGCCCCGTGGCGACCACTTTACGCTTGAAATTCCACGATTTTTCCGAAATTTTCTGA